One Phaseolus vulgaris cultivar G19833 chromosome 11, P. vulgaris v2.0, whole genome shotgun sequence genomic window carries:
- the LOC137817904 gene encoding scarecrow-like protein 23 codes for MLQSLVPRSPRTSNTNDMKTKRTVDTVDSPADQPSFKRTNFAADTATEEEQAFDPQPHIGESTGLKLLGLLLQCAECVAMDKLDFANDLLPEIAELSSPFGTSPERVGAYFAQALQARVVSSCLGSYSPLTAKSVTLTQSQRIFNAFQSYNSVSPLVKFSHFTANQAIYQALEGEDRVHIIDLDIMQGLQWPGLFHILASRSKKIRSMRITGFGSSSELLDSTGRRLADFASSLGLPFEFHPVEGKIGSVTELSQLGVRANEAIVVHWMHHCLYDITGSDLGTLRLLTQLRPKLITTVEQDLSHAGSFLARFVEALHYYSALFDALGDGLGADSLERHTVEQQLLGCEIRNIVAVGGPKRTGEVKLERWADELKRAGFRAVSLRGNPAAQASLLLGMFPWRGYTLVEENGSLKLGWKDLSLLIASAWQPSDSITYPD; via the coding sequence ATGCTTCAAAGCTTGGTCCCGCGATCCCCCCGCACTTCCAACACTAACGACATGAAAACCAAGCGCACCGTTGACACCGTTGATTCTCCCGCCGATCAGCCTTCTTTCAAGCGGACCAACTTCGCCGCCGATACAGCCACCGAGGAAGAGCAGGCCTTCGATCCCCAACCTCACATCGGTGAGTCCACTGGCCTCAAACTGCTCGGCCTTCTCCTCCAATGCGCAGAGTGTGTTGCCATGGATAAACTCGACTTCGCCAACGACTTGCTGCCGGAGATCGCCGAACTCTCGTCGCCGTTCGGGACCTCGCCGGAGCGCGTCGGAGCGTACTTCGCGCAGGCGCTGCAGGCGCGTGTGGTGAGCTCCTGCCTCGGCTCCTACTCTCCTCTGACCGCGAAATCGGTAACCCTAACTCAGTCGCAGCGAATCTTCAACGCCTTCCAATCCTACAACTCGGTCTCGCCGCTGGTGAAGTTCTCTCACTTCACCGCGAACCAGGCTATCTACCAGGCCCTGGAAGGCGAGGATCGCGTCCATATCATCGACCTCGATATCATGCAAGGTCTCCAATGGCCAGGACTGTTCCACATACTCGCCTCTCGCTCGAAGAAGATCCGCTCCATGAGGATTACCGGATTCGGATCCTCCTCTGAGCTCCTGGACTCCACCGGCCGGAGGCTCGCGGATTTCGCGAGCTCGCTCGGGCTGCCGTTCGAGTTTCATCCGGTGGAAGGGAAAATCGGAAGCGTGACGGAACTGAGTCAACTCGGCGTTCGAGCTAACGAGGCGATCGTGGTGCACTGGATGCATCATTGCTTGTATGACATAACCGGGAGCGATTTAGGGACGTTGAGATTGCTGACTCAGCTCAGGCCGAAGCTGATCACGACCGTGGAGCAGGACCTGAGCCACGCCGGGAGCTTCCTTGCGCGGTTCGTGGAGGCCTTGCATTATTACAGCGCGTTGTTCGACGCGCTCGGGGATGGTTTAGGTGCGGACAGCCTCGAGAGGCACACGGTGGAGCAGCAGCTTTTGGGCTGCGAGATCAGGAACATCGTGGCCGTGGGCGGGCCCAAGAGGACCGGAGAGGTTAAGTTGGAGCGGTGGGCGGATGAGTTGAAACGGGCCGGGTTTCGGGCCGTTTCCCTCCGGGGCAACCCTGCTGCACAAGCCAGTTTGTTGCTTGGAATGTTCCCTTGGAGAGGTTATACTCTTGTTGAAGAGAATGGTTCCTTGAAGCTTGGTTGGAAGGACCTCTCTCTCTTGATTGCCTCTGCTTGGCAACCCTCTGATTCCATTACTTACCCTGATTGA
- the LOC137821643 gene encoding NAC domain-containing protein 6, with the protein MATMEDIAMSSEIALPGFRFHPTEEELLDFYLKNMVVGKKLRYDVIGFLNIYHHDPWDLPGLAKVGEREWYFFVPRDRKHGSGGRPNRTTEKGFWKATGSDRKIVTLSDPKRIIGLRKTLVFYMGRAPSGRKTDWVMNEYRLPDNCKLPKEIVLCKIYRKATSLKVLEERAEREMKQMVGSPASPPSSTDTMSFSSPQEEQNVPLPLPLLQNVLKKESESEEMAPCVANMTVPKQEKGSNQLGLKDTSKGSCGTSSLQMPFGKDNLPDLQLPMLTDWTQDTFWAQLNSPWLQNFTPSNILNFY; encoded by the exons ATGGCCACCATGGAAGACATCGCCATGAGTTCTGAAATTGCACTTCCAGGCTTCCGATTCCATCCCACGGAGGAAGAGCTTCTCGATTTCTACCTCAAGAACATGGTTGTTGGCAAGAAACTCCGTTACGACGTTATTGGTTTCCTCAACATCTATCACCACGATCCCTGGGACTTACCTG GTTTGGCTAAGGTTGGGGAGAGAGAATGGTACTTCTTCGTGCCGAGGGACAGGAAGCACGGAAGCGGGGGAAGGCCGAACCGGACCACCGAAAAAGGATTTTGGAAAGCCACCGGTTCGGACCGGAAAATAGTGACTTTGTCTGATCCCAAACGCATAATCGGGTTAAGGAAAACCCTGGTTTTCTACATGGGAAGAGCTCCCAGTGGACGCAAAACCGATTGGGTCATGAACGAGTACCGTCTACCTGACAATTGCAAATTACCCAAG GAAATAGTGTTGTGCAAGATATACAGAAAGGCAACATCGTTGAAAGTGCTGGAGGAAAGGGCAGAGAGAGAGATGAAGCAAATGGTGGGTTCCCCTGCTTCTCCTCCTTCTTCCACGGACACCATGTCCTTCAGCAGCCCACAGGAAGAGCAAAACGTGCCCTTGCCACTGCCCTTGTTGCAGAATGTTCTCAAGAAAGAGTCTGAATCTGAAGAAATGGCACCATGTGTTGCCAACATGACAGTGCCTAAACAAGAAAAAGGAAGCAACCAATTGGGTTTAAAGGACACCAGCAAGGGCAGTTGTGGGACATCATCCCTACAAATGCCCTTTGGGAAGGACAACCTTCCTGATCTGCAGCTTCCCATGCTAACAGATTGGACCCAAGATACCTTTTGGGCTCAGTTGAACAGTCCATGGCTCCAAAACTTTACTCCTTCCAACATCTTAAACTTCTACTGA